The proteins below come from a single Magnetococcales bacterium genomic window:
- a CDS encoding tetratricopeptide repeat protein codes for MAWKFWRMVLRMDGWRVVSVLGWLAVSGLTMAVSGCAVPPAVGGEPVLPAKVAWGDDAGDLDRVVGQLENASSDKDITLQYLLGFVHLREHRFQEAEDAFTRVADLDPKSVDVREVVAQLATQRGDLEKATLYAKAVVVLDPKREGTRLLLASLLRTMQKLPEAAEHYEYLIQHGENADHVRLLLAPLHGLMKDPQRAHRVLEPLFKKPGFAWRAHLAMGRVYIEQDDDQKALSAFQEARRLDPDQIEPVLALGGQLQKMERQAEAEKVYRAYLDGNPGSRVVHTRLGRLMLTQDKRQEALEQFQTVTRLAPESIQARLTSALILLSQGSFQEALKELRMAQAIQPDNTGILFYLGQALEAMQQREEAAKTFAQIPKGEPFHMEAQIRLAYHESTHGKGPVALERVRRLVEEFGDKGEVFLAASVLMLQEKDYVGVVEMANRGLVLDPKQSRLVFNRAMAYDKLKRWNEAEKDLLDYLVANPDDPQALNYLGYSWADRNEKLDQSYAYLQKAVKLAPGDGFITDSLGWVLFRLNRLSEALATMREAVRLEPKDPTINEHLGDVLMAIGQGQEAMAVWQKALELDADNQLLRDKIQKHANKAP; via the coding sequence ATGGCGTGGAAGTTTTGGAGAATGGTCTTGCGCATGGATGGTTGGCGGGTTGTTTCTGTGCTTGGCTGGCTTGCCGTTTCCGGCTTGACGATGGCAGTTTCCGGTTGTGCTGTGCCTCCCGCAGTTGGGGGGGAGCCGGTGCTGCCCGCGAAGGTTGCATGGGGTGATGATGCCGGTGACCTGGACCGTGTCGTCGGCCAGTTGGAAAATGCCTCTTCAGACAAGGATATCACGCTCCAATACCTGCTGGGGTTTGTCCACCTGCGTGAGCATCGCTTCCAGGAAGCCGAGGATGCCTTTACCCGGGTGGCCGATCTGGACCCCAAGAGTGTGGATGTTCGCGAAGTTGTTGCCCAATTGGCGACGCAACGGGGCGATCTGGAAAAGGCGACCCTGTACGCCAAGGCTGTGGTTGTCCTGGACCCCAAGCGGGAAGGAACCCGCCTGCTGCTCGCATCTCTGTTACGCACCATGCAAAAATTGCCGGAGGCTGCCGAGCACTACGAATATTTGATCCAGCACGGGGAAAATGCGGATCATGTCCGTTTGCTGTTGGCCCCTCTCCATGGCTTGATGAAAGATCCACAACGGGCGCATCGGGTGCTCGAACCTTTGTTCAAAAAACCCGGTTTTGCGTGGCGGGCACATTTGGCGATGGGGCGCGTCTATATCGAACAAGACGATGATCAAAAGGCCCTCTCTGCGTTTCAGGAGGCCAGGCGTTTGGATCCTGACCAGATCGAGCCGGTTCTGGCCCTGGGCGGGCAGCTCCAGAAGATGGAGAGACAGGCCGAGGCCGAAAAGGTGTATCGGGCTTATTTGGACGGGAATCCCGGCAGCCGTGTGGTGCATACGCGCCTGGGGCGACTGATGTTGACCCAGGATAAGCGCCAGGAGGCCCTGGAGCAGTTTCAGACTGTCACCCGTCTGGCCCCCGAGAGCATCCAGGCCCGGTTGACGAGCGCCCTGATTCTGCTCAGTCAGGGTTCCTTCCAGGAGGCCTTGAAGGAGTTGCGTATGGCGCAGGCCATCCAACCGGACAATACCGGGATTCTGTTTTATCTCGGACAAGCTTTGGAGGCGATGCAACAACGGGAAGAGGCCGCCAAGACCTTTGCCCAGATCCCCAAAGGCGAACCCTTCCATATGGAGGCGCAGATTCGCCTGGCCTATCATGAATCCACCCACGGCAAGGGGCCGGTCGCCTTGGAAAGAGTGCGCCGGTTGGTGGAGGAGTTTGGGGATAAGGGAGAGGTGTTCCTGGCTGCCAGTGTCCTGATGTTGCAGGAAAAGGATTATGTGGGCGTGGTGGAGATGGCCAATCGCGGGTTGGTTCTGGATCCGAAACAATCCCGGTTGGTGTTCAATCGCGCCATGGCTTATGACAAGCTGAAACGCTGGAATGAAGCCGAAAAAGATTTGCTGGATTACCTGGTTGCCAACCCGGATGATCCCCAGGCCCTGAACTATCTCGGATACTCCTGGGCGGATCGCAACGAAAAACTGGATCAATCCTACGCATATCTGCAAAAAGCGGTCAAATTGGCCCCGGGTGACGGGTTTATCACGGACAGTCTGGGGTGGGTGCTTTTTCGCCTCAACCGCCTGTCGGAGGCCTTGGCCACCATGCGCGAGGCGGTCCGTCTGGAACCCAAGGATCCTACCATCAACGAGCACCTCGGGGATGTCCTGATGGCCATCGGCCAGGGGCAGGAGGCGATGGCGGTCTGGCAGAAGGCCCTGGAGTTGGATGCGGACAACCAGCTCCTGCGGGATAAAATCCAGAAGCACGCCAACAAGGCTCCTTGA